A stretch of DNA from Candidatus Zixiibacteriota bacterium:
GGAGTATACAATAGAATAAAAACGACAAACGCATAAGCGATCAATTTGGAATAAGCCGGGTCATGGGCCAGTTTTTGTCTTAGGGATGTCGATTCTTCACCGGCCTCGCCGACCCCATAAATGGTACCCATGGTTGACACCACGACTTCCTTGGCGGCGAAGCATGAAACGAGAGCGATGCCCAAACGCCAGTCGAATCCCAAGGGTGCGATAACCGGCTCAACAGTCTTACCGATTTTACCGGCAAAACTATTAGATAATTGCTCCGACGCTTTAATGTTTTGAAAGCCTGTAAGGGTTGTTTCTAATTCATCTCCCGTCAGGTTTCCAATTTCCTGTTGAGAGACGGCTTCTTCGGCGAGGGAATCATAGTCATGCGAAAACGTATCCGTTCGGGGAAATGTCATCAAAAACCACATAATTATCGAGATACCCAAAATAACCGTACCGGCTTTTCGCAGATAGAGCCATGAGCGTTCCCACATATGAATAGACAGTGAACGCAAAGTTGGTACCCGATAAGGAGGAAGTTCCATAATGAAGGGAGCCGACATACCTTTGAATCTGAAGGTCCGGAGAATTTTGACCATCGCGATGGCAATGATGATACCCAGAACATAAATGGAAAAAACGACATTGCCGGCATTTTCCGGCCAGAACGCTCCGCAAATTAAAATATATACCGGTAATCTGGCTCCACAACTCATAAAGGTCGTTACATGCAAAGTGACCAGTCGGTCTGTTTTGTCTTCTAAAATACGGCTGCCCATGTAGGCCGGAACCGAACACCCGAAACCGATAATCATCGGTATAAATGATTTGCCGTGCAGTCCTATTTTGTGCATGATGCGGTCCATTATGAATGCGGCCCGAGCCATATAGCCGCTGTCTTCGAGTAAGGCGATGCACAAAAAGAGCATCATGATATTGGGCAAAAAGACAATGACGCCTCCGACACCTCCGATAATACCATCAACTATGAGTGAACTCAAAAGGCCGTCGGGGAGAGTCGATTGCAGCCAGCCGGATAATAGAGAAATGCCGCTTTCAATCCAGTCCATGGGGTATTCGCTCAAAGTAAAGGTCAGATTAAACATCAGCCATATCAGAAAACCGAAAATGGGCAGACCCAGGACGGGGTGAATGAGGGCCAGATCGATTTTATCGGAAATATCATGGCGATTGGTCCCGGTTAATGTTATCGCTTCGGCGCAGGCTCCGCTGATATAAGCGTATCTCCTATCCGATACAACCGCCGCCGTTTCATCACCAAAAAGAGTTTCTATATTATTTCGAGATTTATCAATTGCCTGATAGAATTCCAAATCGGAAACACTGTTTTCAAAATGGGAAATAATTTCTTTGTCATTCTCGAGAATCTTGAGAGCCAGCCAACGGGGGCGGTAGCCGTTGGTAATGGCGGTGTAATTATCAAGCGATTTTTCAATCCGAGTAAGCTCCGTCTCGAATTCCCTGCCATAATTTATTTCAATCGGATTATTTTTCTTGCCGTTTCTCACCGTTTCAATTACGGCACGCATTAAATTATCCATCCCTTTTCGTTTCGATCCGATTGTGGGAATAATCGGGACACCCAGAAGCTGGGAAAGCAATTTGGTATCAATCTGTATTCCCCGGGAATGAGTCATGTCGCTCATATTGAGAGCGATCACGACCGGAATGCCCAGCTCAATGATTTGTGTAGTTAAATATAGATTACGCTCGATATTTGTGGCGTCCACGACATCAACGACAACATCAGGCTTTTCTTTTATGATATAGTTGCGCGCGATTATTTCTTCGATAGAATAGGCTGACAAGGAATAGGTCCCCGGAAGATCGACTAATTTATATCGATGACCGTCAAAATTCGAATAGCCTTCTTTTTTTTCAACGGTAACACCGGGATAGTTGCCGACATGCTGGTTGGCGCCGGTCAGGTTATTAAAAATTGTCGTTTTTCCGGAATTGGGATTTCCGGACAAGGCGATTGTAAATTCCTGTTTATCCGAATTCAACTTCCTTCACCTTGATTTTAATGGCCGCCCCGCGTCCAATCCCCAATCTGGTGCATCGGACTTCAAGTCCGACCGGACCGTGGCCCGAATTGGCTATAATGGTAAAATACGTTCCCGAATTGAGCCCCATCGACGCGATTTTTTCACGAAGCTTGAATCCCCCGTCTAAACTCACCAGTTGATAAGTTTTGCCAACTTTGGTTTCACTAAGGTTCAGTTGGTCGAATTTAGTCATAGAGCTCATCTTTCTCTCCGATGCAATTAGCGTTTTATCAAACATTATTTATTAACCCGTTTTTTCTGATTTTGTTTCCGTTCCGCCATTTTCCGGCAGTCCTTACAAATTCCAAAAATCTTAAAATGATGAGAATGAGTCTCGAATTCGTGTTTTCGAGCGATCGCCTTTTCCTCGGCATCCAGGGCTTCACTTGAAAACTCGACAATCTTTTTACATTTCTGGCAAATCAGGTGATGATGATGTTCGGAATCGATTGTATGTTCAAAGCGGGATATTCCGTCATTGAATAATACCTCCCGTGCCAAGCCGCTGTCGGCGATAAGTTTCATAGTGCGATAGATGGTCGCGTAACCGACTTTCCGGCTAAGTTTTTTAAGAATCATATGGAGGTCGTCAACCGAAACATGATCATTAGTCGATAAAAAAGCGTCAAGGATGATTTCTCTTTGGGTGGTTCCTTTGAGCCCCGAGGCCTTTATATACTCATTAAAGATTTGATGAGCGTCAATACTCATTATTACTCCCAAAATAGAAATTGAGAATCATTATCAATTGGGGAGTAATATACATCTCTTTTATTTATTGTCAAGGTCTTAACAGCAAAAAAATGCAAAAAAGGCCATATTTTGTAATATACTGATAGATTATTAGTTATAGAGATTTGCGGCTTAATTTTTAGTTCTTTTTTGTATTTGAAATTAGCCTGATATTATATAATCCCTCGGTCATTCACTTTCGAAAAACAATATTGAATACGGAAAATTTTCGATATTCTGTCAATATTTTAATTGTGACGAGCGGCTCAATATTGATATTTATATTTGTACAATTTGAACCTGACAGATAAACATATAAATTACGGAGGATGAATTGTGAAGAATTTAATCCTTATTTTAATTGTTTCAGCGGTTTTGCTGGGATGCGGATCATCATCGCGCCAGATACATCGGATCGATCCCGAAACGGTGACCGATGTCAGCGGAAAATGGAATGACACTGACGCGAGATTAGTTGCCGAAGAAATGGTTAGTGATTGTTTGTCGCGGCCCTGGTTGATCGATTTTGCCTCGGCTACCAGCCAGAAACCATTTGTCACCGTCGGTCTGATACGTAATAGAAGCAGCGAGCATATCGATACGGAAACATTCACAACCGATTTTGAACGAGAACTTATCAATTCCGGGCAAATCAGGTTCGTTGCCACTCGCGATCAAAGGGAAGATGGGCGCGAGGAAAGGTACGACCAGCGGGATTTCGCGTCGCGCGAAACAATGAAAAAACTTCGGGCAGAAACGGGCGCTGATTTTATCCTCCTGGGAGCGATAAAATCAATCGTTGACGAGGCAGGCGGAGTTCGTGTCGTTTATTACCAAACCGATTTGGAACTAATCAATATTGAAACGGCTGAAAAAGTTTGGATCGGCACCAAAAAAGTCAAGAAGGAAATCTCAAAGGATAAAACGAGCTGGTAGGAATCAGGCGATTGATAAAGTTGCGCGATAAATTAAAGATCGCCGTTCTTTTTGTCTGTGCACTGGGCGTTTTTTCCGGCTGCAGTTCGGTCGCGACGCAAAAAGCCTTTTATGAGCCGATTGAAAAGGAGTTAAGACAGGGTAATTTTTCATCGGCAGTCGCTCAGATTGAAGAGGCAAAAACTAACGGAAAGTACAAAAAGAAGGATCGCTTTTTGTACTATCTGGATGCCGGCCTGGCCTATCATTATAATCTTCAATTTGATTCCAGTATTTCGCGCCTGACCCAGGCGGAAGACGCCGCCGATGAATTATATACTCGCAGTATCTCGCGGGCGGTAGGTTCTATAATATTAAACGATAATATCCTGGAATATACCGGGGAAGATTACGAGATACTGTATTCAAATCTAATCAAGGCCTTAAATTACATTTCCCTTGATCTATTTGACGATGCTTTTGTCGAAATACGTCGCGCCAATGAAAAACTCAATTTACTGGAACAAAAGTACCGCGAAGAAGCGGATATGCTCAATGCCCAGGACCGAGACGATTCATCGAGAGTTGAAATTAATTACGAGGCCAAACCATCGCGGTTTAATAATTCCGCCTTTGCCCGGTATATGAGCCTGCATATGTATGCCGCCGATGGCAAATATGACGACGCCGAGCTTGATTATGACCTAATGCGACGTGCCTTCATCGAGCAGCCTCATATCTATGATTTCGAAATGCCGGAGGTTATATATGCTTCCGATTCTCTGTCGGTTCTGTCAATAGTGGGACTGGTTGGATTCGCGCCGGTTAAAGAAGCTATGAATTTGCGCTTGCGAACCGACAAAGAGTTAAAACTCGTACAGATATTGTATGATGATCCTAAAATGCCACATGCTGAATACGGTCATATACCAATGGACGTCAAAGAAGATTATTATTTTAAGTTTTCCATTCCGCAATTGGTTTCCCGGCCGACCGATATAGAGAGTATTCGAGTCTTCGCGAATGATACCTATCTGGGTGATTTGCGCTTGATTGAAGATATCGGTAAAGCGGCGATTGAAACTTTTGAGGCCAAAAAATCTATGATATATCTAAAGACCCTGGCCCGAGCAATCATGAAGGGACTGAAAACCCATAATATGAAAAAGAAGGCGGACAAAGGGAGTGGGGGATGGCTTAAGAAACTTGCGATTGACGCTATTACCGATTTCACAGAGAATGCCGATTTGCGATGTTCGCGTCTTTTGCCCGGATATATTCTTGTCGGTGATTTTGAATTGCCTCCAGGCCAACATGATATAAAAATCCAAATTCTGGACGTCTCCGGAAATATAATTGAAGAAAAGTTTTTCGAGAGTTTTCAGGTAAGAAAGAACGATTTTAATTTACTCGAAGTGATTCGCCTGAATTAGATTCTTCACATTCTTCGAAACAAAAAAGGCCGGTCAATCCCGGCCTTTTATGTCAATCATTACAGAATTTTAACTGCACGGCGGGGGGCCGCCTTTGAAGATGTGATTTATTAAATAAACCGCGTCGCCGACATTGGTTTCTCCGTCGTTATTGGCATCGCCGGATTCAATCGGTTCAGGTGCAGGACCGCCTTTGAAAACATGATTAATTATATAAACCGCGTCACCGACATTGACCTCATCATCGCCGTTAGCATCGCCGCATTTATAACTCAATTCAATTGTCGTCGTAAATTGTCGTTCGGATATATTGCCGTCGTCATCGCCAACCGAGGCGACAAAAGTAATAGACCCCGGATTCAAGGGGATGCCTCCCAAAAGGCCGTCGGATGTTACAGAAAAACCAGTTCCGACGAGACTATTATCCCTGTCCGCCCAAGTATGATTGCCGACACCGCCGATAGCTTCCAGTTGATAAGAATACGTATCCCCGGTTGCGCCTCCGGGAATCGATTCGCTTGTTATCGCCAGGGGATCGTTTGTCTGATCGCATGTATAGCCGGTGATAGAAACATCATCAATATTCCAACCGCAATAGGTCCAACCATTATCGGTGCTTCCCATTGTCCAGCGGAGTATGACAGTGCTCTCATGGTCGGCAATTTCTGAAATATCAATTGTTTGTGCAACCCATTCGTTATCGCTAATTGTGGCTTCGTTTTCCCAAACAGTAACAAATCCCGTCCCGAAACCGGCTGCTTCTATTGAGGCATGATCATACTGAGAACGCTCGACCCCTAGCCAGCGCATAAAGCTAAGCGTGACTTCGCCATAATCGGAACAATCTAAAAATGGGGCCGTCAAAAATTGTGGGCCCAAATTGTCCGGATAATCGCCTGATAAATTATAACCATATACGTTTTCACCTGAATATGCATAAGATGGATCCGGGTAGCCGTGAGCTCCGCCCATGCCCAGGGGAGTTCCTCGTTCCCATTGACCGGTTGCCGTCCAGGATTTATCGGTTTCAAAATCATCCTCAAAAATAATGACTTGTTCGGATCCAACAATGACCGTCAACGGCGATCCGGGTGAGGGGTAATAAAACTGACCGTTTATGATTTCAGATGCGCTGAAATAATAAGATATTTCATCCCCGCAGGATAAACCAGGTAAATTCGTTTGATAAGTTGTGAGATCAAGGGAAGCCATTGGGATAATTTGATATTCTCCGCCATTAATGCTGTAATGTAAGTATCCACTGTTTTGAATCGGTGTACCGCCATAGGCACCTAATACCTCAATAGTTACGGGAGTTGATTTGCCCGGTAAGACAACATTGGGAGGATTACCGGCAATGCTAAAAGCAAGACTATTATACGGAACATACGTTTGAGAAACCGTATATACAGTCGCCAACGCTGATTTTACAATCCTTGTGACATAATCAAAATTCATATAAACAGTGCTATCCTGGAACTTATGGTAGTAATCGGAAAATATGTACTCGATTAAAAAGGTTACCTGATAACCATTTTGTTGAAATGGATAATGGTCGGACCTGCTATTGGCTCCATCATAATGGCCGGTCAAATTTACAAGAGAGTCAGCAAGATCATACCATAGGTCAGTATATTCCATCTGAGAT
This window harbors:
- the feoB gene encoding ferrous iron transport protein B; its protein translation is MNSDKQEFTIALSGNPNSGKTTIFNNLTGANQHVGNYPGVTVEKKEGYSNFDGHRYKLVDLPGTYSLSAYSIEEIIARNYIIKEKPDVVVDVVDATNIERNLYLTTQIIELGIPVVIALNMSDMTHSRGIQIDTKLLSQLLGVPIIPTIGSKRKGMDNLMRAVIETVRNGKKNNPIEINYGREFETELTRIEKSLDNYTAITNGYRPRWLALKILENDKEIISHFENSVSDLEFYQAIDKSRNNIETLFGDETAAVVSDRRYAYISGACAEAITLTGTNRHDISDKIDLALIHPVLGLPIFGFLIWLMFNLTFTLSEYPMDWIESGISLLSGWLQSTLPDGLLSSLIVDGIIGGVGGVIVFLPNIMMLFLCIALLEDSGYMARAAFIMDRIMHKIGLHGKSFIPMIIGFGCSVPAYMGSRILEDKTDRLVTLHVTTFMSCGARLPVYILICGAFWPENAGNVVFSIYVLGIIIAIAMVKILRTFRFKGMSAPFIMELPPYRVPTLRSLSIHMWERSWLYLRKAGTVILGISIIMWFLMTFPRTDTFSHDYDSLAEEAVSQQEIGNLTGDELETTLTGFQNIKASEQLSNSFAGKIGKTVEPVIAPLGFDWRLGIALVSCFAAKEVVVSTMGTIYGVGEAGEESTSLRQKLAHDPAYSKLIAYAFVVFILLYTPCMAALAVFLRESGSWKELFYQIIYTFSLAYGLALIVYQGGRLLGLN
- a CDS encoding ferrous iron transport protein A; amino-acid sequence: MSSMTKFDQLNLSETKVGKTYQLVSLDGGFKLREKIASMGLNSGTYFTIIANSGHGPVGLEVRCTRLGIGRGAAIKIKVKEVEFG
- a CDS encoding transcriptional repressor, whose product is MSIDAHQIFNEYIKASGLKGTTQREIILDAFLSTNDHVSVDDLHMILKKLSRKVGYATIYRTMKLIADSGLAREVLFNDGISRFEHTIDSEHHHHLICQKCKKIVEFSSEALDAEEKAIARKHEFETHSHHFKIFGICKDCRKMAERKQNQKKRVNK
- a CDS encoding penicillin-binding protein activator LpoB produces the protein MKNLILILIVSAVLLGCGSSSRQIHRIDPETVTDVSGKWNDTDARLVAEEMVSDCLSRPWLIDFASATSQKPFVTVGLIRNRSSEHIDTETFTTDFERELINSGQIRFVATRDQREDGREERYDQRDFASRETMKKLRAETGADFILLGAIKSIVDEAGGVRVVYYQTDLELINIETAEKVWIGTKKVKKEISKDKTSW
- a CDS encoding M28 family peptidase is translated as MLKHLVITFTAIIWSGAATYAADLYKVDVTSLSDALILKSSMAEPIARLNDGYLVLIDESAAQQIENSGIRVHLLGKNISKNEIALDNRQDDENIGKFEMLYSEDQVRFFRVDKTMPPEKMQESELFPVINYGIDIEYIPPSEKSVDPSRYPDNLTELISGILEDSLYSYDTHLESYPPRVSGSQSAKDSRDWIFNKLIEFGYDSVVVDTFEATIYSELTECYNIIAYKVGTVMPDHHVIVGAHKDAYYGSPGADDNGSGTCGVLEIARILKDVDTDLTFVFSLYSGEEQGKLGSWHYANEAKDRGDSIVYMFNLDMIGNFENTNDVSMHYGSQMEYTDLWYDLADSLVNLTGHYDGANSRSDHYPFQQNGYQVTFLIEYIFSDYYHKFQDSTVYMNFDYVTRIVKSALATVYTVSQTYVPYNSLAFSIAGNPPNVVLPGKSTPVTIEVLGAYGGTPIQNSGYLHYSINGGEYQIIPMASLDLTTYQTNLPGLSCGDEISYYFSASEIINGQFYYPSPGSPLTVIVGSEQVIIFEDDFETDKSWTATGQWERGTPLGMGGAHGYPDPSYAYSGENVYGYNLSGDYPDNLGPQFLTAPFLDCSDYGEVTLSFMRWLGVERSQYDHASIEAAGFGTGFVTVWENEATISDNEWVAQTIDISEIADHESTVILRWTMGSTDNGWTYCGWNIDDVSITGYTCDQTNDPLAITSESIPGGATGDTYSYQLEAIGGVGNHTWADRDNSLVGTGFSVTSDGLLGGIPLNPGSITFVASVGDDDGNISERQFTTTIELSYKCGDANGDDEVNVGDAVYIINHVFKGGPAPEPIESGDANNDGETNVGDAVYLINHIFKGGPPPCS